In one Magallana gigas chromosome 9, xbMagGiga1.1, whole genome shotgun sequence genomic region, the following are encoded:
- the LOC105337833 gene encoding uncharacterized protein, protein MELCRNIFQEKGYKLTVYSKDNYSFYHCLYMAALDNKQDVTPKKAMQKENDLFEFEKKNPMYYHLFLSQCVECDGKLPPKDCLSADLKIIQKEKKPPTPREIFAAAEMLQRNICVIRFDHAVGMDIERLKGYMFAPTNKQLLDMEPLCLLMMEQYGGCTIFGRFCQVDDMTDLKSYPGDIANINHSQCFGLRFVNDFSILFSCNVAFGVKPDVTDLFRRLSLEFYRTEEHHERILNIICNFELEEDNFELFCKYADKTITEETSASVKKRILKTHIDAVQKRMKPPGEGELFALSSVFNVDIIIDTTGRGEWETYMSVVGCYLSCFDSPILLRSQSTKNVYIPHVTESHTCSCRQQKPKIPGHIGKIKSNIYEIVLKNPCCPSSNRRLNHTHLKHIPNIREFWPHRKDYLNPTQSISIIIARLEKEDRRLDQINGGEGSLANAMAKELFGDENQISVGDLQEVLEESKLQLQLDKQIQQLSNLLKVPIYVYHDMTAHDQFGVSQLFAWKEYEPDRTQSTNSDCRFYITLFHNRLNNTFDRIIPIKGCNCQIPPPLSLLRTNQRKEIELLTKRPSSSSN, encoded by the exons ATGGAACTTTGCAGGaatatatttcaagaaaaaggaTACAAGTTGACTGTATATTCTAAAGATAATTACTCATTTTATCACTGTCTGTACATGGCAGCATTGGACAATAAGCAGGATGTCACCCCTAAAAAGGCAATGCAAAAAGAAAACGACCTTTTTGAGTTTGAGAAGAAAAATCCCATGTACTATCACTTGTTTCTATCACAATGTGTTGAATGCGACGGGAAGCTTCCCCCGAAGGATTGCTTGTCAGCTGatcttaaaattattcaaaaagaGAAAAAGCCCCCTACACCAAGAGAAATATTTGCTGCAGCAGAAATGCTACAAAGAAACATCTGTGTTATCCGTTTTGACCATGCTGTTGGCATGGACATTGAAAGGCTAAAGGGGTATATGTTTGCACCTACTAATAAACAACTTCTTGATATGGAACCATTATGCCTTTTAATGATGGAACAATACGGCGGATGCACAATTTTTGGCAGATTTTGTCAAGTAGACGACATGACAGATTTGAAATCTTATCCAGGTGATATTGCTAATATAAATCACAGTCAATGTTTTGGTCTACGTTTTGTTAATGACTTTTCCATACTCTTTTCGTGCAATGTTGCCTTTGGTGTAAAACCAGATGTAACAGATTTATTTCGTCGTCTAAGTTTAGAGTTTTATAGGACAGAAGAGCATCATGAACGCATTCTGaatatcatatgcaattttGAACTTGAAGAAGACAATTTTGAGTTGTTTTGTAAGTACGCTGACAAGACGATCACAGAAGAAACAAGTGCTAGTGTCAAAAAGAGGATTTTGAAGACACACATTGATGCTGTTCAAAAACGAATGAAGCCACCAGGTGAAGGGGAACTTTTTGCTTTGTCTTCTGTATTCAACGTAGACATAATCATTGATACCACGGGAAGAGGCGAATGGGAGACGTATATGTCAGTGGTTGGGTGCTATTTAAGCTGTTTCGATTCCCCAATCCTACTGCGTTctcaatcaacaaaaaatgtttatataccaCATGTTACAGAGTCTCACACATGTTCCTGTCGTCAGCAGAAACCAAAAATACCTGGCCATATTGGAAAGATTAAAAGCAACATCTATGAGATTGTGT TGAAAAACCCATGCTGTCCTTCATCGAATCGTCGACTTAACCACACACATTTAAAGCATATACCAAACATAAGAGAGTTTTGGCCTCATCGGAAAGACTATTTGAATCCAACACAATCGATTTCAATCATTATTGCACGACTTGAAAAAGAAGATCGTCGTTTAGACCAAATCAATGGCGGAGAGGGATCTCTTGCAAATGCCATGGCCAAGGAATTATTCGGGGATGAAAATCAAATCTCTGTCGG GGATCTGCAGGAAGTCCTTGAAGAAAGCAAATTGCAATTGCAATTGGATAAACAGATCCAACAACTTTCTAATTTGTTAAAGGTTCCCATTTACGTTTACCATGACATGACTGCCCATGATCAGTTTGGAGTTTCACAACTCTTTGCTTGGAAGGAATACGAGCCAGACCGGACACAGTCGACAAATAGTGATTGTAGATTTTACATCACTCTCTTTCATAACCGCTTAAATAATACGTTTGACCGAATCATTCCCATAAAAGGCTGCAATTGTCAGATTCCTCCTCCTCTGTCTTTGCTGAGAACTAATCAGC GTAAGGAAATTGAACTTTTAACTAAACGACCGTCATCATCCTCTAACTAG
- the LOC117691842 gene encoding TNF receptor-associated factor family protein DDB_G0272098-like isoform X1, translating to MLVEGYPQQRMEWIYGLIPFILGIATQNIHIHYDCYGGGFMNASCPASQQIYPLQVVTGAKNLSLNCPALYSNISNFDQCCKPEDEDSCTGDYVNVDDPFRSFQFHENCIGRRACPNVPVPNMDTAYLNCNQSLFSAQTTFMALYYNCIDESKIAIIDGTNSLQSNDSVYLQGANNDGEIPAFNVMNNSCSVEAPFCNSTLTIDVLDLRLADDGTDCKQSLTIVDGTRSVTLTCANNINYTVYSVPSQTNYITITFQNSMTVQGGHFWLEFRGISEETVQLHCPARSQAIDCSVSTSTESDPTTVTTTSRTLSTANQTVYESTSTDSVPTTFTTTSTANQTVYGDTPAKNGTDNGNDKLDIIIAVVATLVILSVVVAAILCIWFRKKKRSRISSEKSIGNKKGASDDIERDQKENKSPQINQKNSHECPGEEGNPNNNFPLNQNNSDNISSGKKPNHLEPIMSENGDHGSNSKKKKKKKKKKQKDQHTNSTDVNEGITAVNSQAESALVENEYSEKIQKKKKKKRKRNHPEIDLETLNLDQEQGNTETNQSECNNNQDIQPPSSGNDINGTSFNDDRGITMTESYEKGKRHKKSKKKKSKHKHQQEETTKNSFAQHESAGGEVLLNDD from the exons ATGCTAGTAGAGGGATATCCTCAACAAAGAATGGAGTGGATTTATGGATTGATTCCTTTTATTTTAG GTATTGCAACTCAGAACATTCATATCCACTATGACTGTTATGGAGGAGGTTTCATGAACGCCAGCTGTCCAGCATCACAACAAATATATCCGCTTCAAGTCGTTACAGGAGCAAAGAATCTATCCCTCAACTGTCCTGCTTTATACAGTAACATTTCAAACTTTGATCAGTGCTGTAAGCCAGAAGATGAAGATAGCTGTACGGGAGATTATGTGAACGTTGACGATCCTTTTCGGTCTTTTCAATTTCACGAAAACTGTATTGGGCGAAGAGCATGTCCAAATGTGCCTGTTCCAAATATGGACACTGCATATTTGAACTGTAATCAATCGCTTTTCTCGGCTCAGACTACATTTATGGCTCTGTATTACAACTGTATCGATG AGTCTAAGATTGCAATTATTGATGGAACAAACAGTTTACAATCAAACGACAGTGTTTATCTTCAAGGAGCTAACAACGATGGTGAAATACCCGCTTTCAATGTAATGAATAACTCTTGCTCCGTTGAGGCACCGTTTTGTAATAGTACACTTACAATCGATGTTCTAGATTTGCGACTAGCAGACGATGGCACAGACTGTAAACAAAGTCTTACTATCGTCGACGGAACCCGCAGTGTGACTTTGACCTGTGCCAACAACATTAACTATACAGTATACAGTGTACCATCACAAACCAATTATATAACTATTACGTTCCAAAATTCGATGACTGTCCAAGGCGGCCATTTTTGGCTAGAATTTAGAG GAATTTCCGAAGAAACTGTTCAATTACACTGTCCAGCCAGATCGCAAGCAATTGACTGCTCTGTATCAACGAGCACAGAGAGTGATCCAACGACTGTCACAACTACATCAAGGACGTTATCAACAGCGAACCAAACAGTTTATGAATCAACAAGCACAGATAGCGTTCCAACAACTTTCACAACGACTTCAACAGCAAATCAAACAGTGTATGGAGATACGCCTGCTAAGAATGGGACGGACAATG ggAATGACAAGTTAGATATAATAATTGCAGTAGTTGCAACCCTCGTTATCCTCTCTGTCGTAGTTGCTGCTATTCTTTGTATTTGGTTCAGAAAG AAGAAGAGATCTAGAATATCATCAGAAAAATCAATAGGGAATAAAAAAGGTGCTTCTGATGATATAGAAAGAGatcagaaagaaaataaaagtcctcagataaatcaaaaaaattctcatGAATGTCCAGGTGAGGAAGGCAATCCTAACAACAACTTtcctttaaatcaaaataatagtGACAACATTTCTTCAGGGAAAAAGCCAAATCATTTGGAACCAATAATGAGTGAGAATGGAGATCATGGATCAAATagcaagaaaaagaagaaaaagaaaaagaaaaaacaaaaagatcAACATACAAACTCCACGGATGTCAATGAGGGAATTACTGCTGTCAACAGTCAAGCAGAAAGCGCACTTGTTGAAAACGAGTATAGTGAGAAAAttcagaagaagaaaaagaaaaagcgAAAACGAAATCATCCAGAAATTGATTTGGAAACTCTTAACTTAGATCAAGAACAGGGAAATACAGAAACAAATCAATCTGAGTGTAACAATAATCAGGACATCCAACCTCCTAGCTCAGGTAATGATATTAATGGAACATCATTTAATGATGATCGGGGGATTACAATGACTGAAAGTTACGAAAAAGGAAAAAGGCATAAAAAgtctaaaaagaaaaagagcAAACACAAACACCAACAGGAAGAAacaacaaagaacagctttGCTCAGCACGAGTCAGCAGGGGGTGAAGTTTTACTAAATGATGATTAG
- the LOC105341871 gene encoding uncharacterized protein yields the protein MRLVCMVVIILSLVRVEAVSSFLTDGKNKTSTSMESKNKELDDMSILRQMINQETIIRLALVKNFHALVNDVIVLKQSLAKSKWKISELQRAVRSLQKENRELKKSSSSSDSRIMEEEKRQFYFNKTNSVLNDVKIEVRYLSATLLDFKERTETENESRDKKYEELQRHFNSSIADLYVKNSQIKQDVTSQTALIHGFEDSQSKTKRAFLENLNRTTSNFETKFQSFKNEQLKLSTAVASLELANMNMSKSNCENSRNHAFSAGISLGKSVWTGGTLVFPVVIYSEGTGYNPSTGIFTAPTAGTYVFYVSVQSAHQKLIYLDIVLNGSAKVRAMAWYNSGSSVNMIQTGTNLVILHLQTGDKVWVRRGGGDGYYSDGYHITTFSGFKLF from the exons ATGAGGTTGGTGTGTATGGTAGTGATAATTCTAAGCTTAGTTAGGGTGGAGGCAGTGTCTTCATTCTTAACAGATGGCAAAAACAAAACTTCAACATCAATGGAAAGCAAAAACAAGGAATTGGACGATATGAGCATCCTTCGACAGATGATTAACCAAGAAACAATTATTCGTCTGGCTTTGGTTAAGAATTTCCACGCACTGGTTAATGACGTCATTGTTTTGAAACAAAGTCTTGCAAAAagtaaatggaaaatatcaGAACTACAGCGGGCGGTGAGGTCGCTTCAAAAGGAAAATAGAGAACTAAAGAAGAGTAGCAGTAGCAGTGATTCCAGAATTATGGAAGAGGAAAAAAGacagttttattttaacaaaacgaATAGTGTTCTTAATGATGTCAAAATAGAAGTGCGGTATCTATCAGCTACCTTATTAGATTTCAAAGAAAGAACAGAGACCGAAAACGAGTCAAGagataaaaaatatgaagaacttcaacgtcattttaattcatcaattgcagatttatatgttaaaaattctcaaattaAACAAGATGTTACTAGCCAAACTGCGCTCATTCATGGATTCGAGGATTCTCAATCGAAAACAAAGAGGGCATTTTTAG aaaacctTAATAGAACAACATCAAATTTTGAAACGAAGTTCCAATCCTTTAAAAATGAGCAGCTTAAACTGTCAACTGCTGTGGCTTCTTTAGAGTTGGCCAACATGAACATGTCCAAATCAAACTGTG AAAACAGTCGCAACCATGCATTTTCTGCGGGTATATCATTAGGTAAGTCTGTTTGGACAGGAGGCACTCTGGTGTTCCCCGTAGTAATCTACAGTGAAGGAACAGGCTACAACCCCAGTACTGGTATCTTTACAGCGCCGACAGCGGGGACATATGTGTTCTATGTCTCTGTTCAGTCTGCCCATCAAAAACTCATCTATTTAGACATAGTTTTGAATGGATCGGCTAAGGTCAGGGCCATGGCTTGGTACAACAGTGGGAGCAGCGTTAATATGATTCAGACCGGAACCAACCTGGTTATCTTACATCTACAGACCGGGGACAAAGTATGGGTCAGACGAGGCGGTGGTGATGGTTACTACAGTGATGGTTATCACATAACAACGTTTTCTGGATTTAAACTTTTCTAG
- the LOC117691842 gene encoding TNF receptor-associated factor family protein DDB_G0272098-like isoform X2, producing MVSGGIATQNIHIHYDCYGGGFMNASCPASQQIYPLQVVTGAKNLSLNCPALYSNISNFDQCCKPEDEDSCTGDYVNVDDPFRSFQFHENCIGRRACPNVPVPNMDTAYLNCNQSLFSAQTTFMALYYNCIDESKIAIIDGTNSLQSNDSVYLQGANNDGEIPAFNVMNNSCSVEAPFCNSTLTIDVLDLRLADDGTDCKQSLTIVDGTRSVTLTCANNINYTVYSVPSQTNYITITFQNSMTVQGGHFWLEFRGISEETVQLHCPARSQAIDCSVSTSTESDPTTVTTTSRTLSTANQTVYESTSTDSVPTTFTTTSTANQTVYGDTPAKNGTDNGNDKLDIIIAVVATLVILSVVVAAILCIWFRKKKRSRISSEKSIGNKKGASDDIERDQKENKSPQINQKNSHECPGEEGNPNNNFPLNQNNSDNISSGKKPNHLEPIMSENGDHGSNSKKKKKKKKKKQKDQHTNSTDVNEGITAVNSQAESALVENEYSEKIQKKKKKKRKRNHPEIDLETLNLDQEQGNTETNQSECNNNQDIQPPSSGNDINGTSFNDDRGITMTESYEKGKRHKKSKKKKSKHKHQQEETTKNSFAQHESAGGEVLLNDD from the exons aTGGTCTCTGGAG GTATTGCAACTCAGAACATTCATATCCACTATGACTGTTATGGAGGAGGTTTCATGAACGCCAGCTGTCCAGCATCACAACAAATATATCCGCTTCAAGTCGTTACAGGAGCAAAGAATCTATCCCTCAACTGTCCTGCTTTATACAGTAACATTTCAAACTTTGATCAGTGCTGTAAGCCAGAAGATGAAGATAGCTGTACGGGAGATTATGTGAACGTTGACGATCCTTTTCGGTCTTTTCAATTTCACGAAAACTGTATTGGGCGAAGAGCATGTCCAAATGTGCCTGTTCCAAATATGGACACTGCATATTTGAACTGTAATCAATCGCTTTTCTCGGCTCAGACTACATTTATGGCTCTGTATTACAACTGTATCGATG AGTCTAAGATTGCAATTATTGATGGAACAAACAGTTTACAATCAAACGACAGTGTTTATCTTCAAGGAGCTAACAACGATGGTGAAATACCCGCTTTCAATGTAATGAATAACTCTTGCTCCGTTGAGGCACCGTTTTGTAATAGTACACTTACAATCGATGTTCTAGATTTGCGACTAGCAGACGATGGCACAGACTGTAAACAAAGTCTTACTATCGTCGACGGAACCCGCAGTGTGACTTTGACCTGTGCCAACAACATTAACTATACAGTATACAGTGTACCATCACAAACCAATTATATAACTATTACGTTCCAAAATTCGATGACTGTCCAAGGCGGCCATTTTTGGCTAGAATTTAGAG GAATTTCCGAAGAAACTGTTCAATTACACTGTCCAGCCAGATCGCAAGCAATTGACTGCTCTGTATCAACGAGCACAGAGAGTGATCCAACGACTGTCACAACTACATCAAGGACGTTATCAACAGCGAACCAAACAGTTTATGAATCAACAAGCACAGATAGCGTTCCAACAACTTTCACAACGACTTCAACAGCAAATCAAACAGTGTATGGAGATACGCCTGCTAAGAATGGGACGGACAATG ggAATGACAAGTTAGATATAATAATTGCAGTAGTTGCAACCCTCGTTATCCTCTCTGTCGTAGTTGCTGCTATTCTTTGTATTTGGTTCAGAAAG AAGAAGAGATCTAGAATATCATCAGAAAAATCAATAGGGAATAAAAAAGGTGCTTCTGATGATATAGAAAGAGatcagaaagaaaataaaagtcctcagataaatcaaaaaaattctcatGAATGTCCAGGTGAGGAAGGCAATCCTAACAACAACTTtcctttaaatcaaaataatagtGACAACATTTCTTCAGGGAAAAAGCCAAATCATTTGGAACCAATAATGAGTGAGAATGGAGATCATGGATCAAATagcaagaaaaagaagaaaaagaaaaagaaaaaacaaaaagatcAACATACAAACTCCACGGATGTCAATGAGGGAATTACTGCTGTCAACAGTCAAGCAGAAAGCGCACTTGTTGAAAACGAGTATAGTGAGAAAAttcagaagaagaaaaagaaaaagcgAAAACGAAATCATCCAGAAATTGATTTGGAAACTCTTAACTTAGATCAAGAACAGGGAAATACAGAAACAAATCAATCTGAGTGTAACAATAATCAGGACATCCAACCTCCTAGCTCAGGTAATGATATTAATGGAACATCATTTAATGATGATCGGGGGATTACAATGACTGAAAGTTACGAAAAAGGAAAAAGGCATAAAAAgtctaaaaagaaaaagagcAAACACAAACACCAACAGGAAGAAacaacaaagaacagctttGCTCAGCACGAGTCAGCAGGGGGTGAAGTTTTACTAAATGATGATTAG
- the LOC117691843 gene encoding uncharacterized protein, protein MRQRTFDSVEINQHSLLRCLSKEIFGTENKFDILIEELCNEMLNNFETYAPFFGENINKAYQEHLGKDIGGKNDYKEMAKFVKERIEDGLPCDELLLWLASTFFKTTIYVLRVSDTKTSTESFWTEYSKVRSRETDPAKISYSKRCPQTNTYFITLLETKSKHYYRIVPKQASCNCVLKIPTVPGRVADPTSYQTQLDCKFIRRIRKIDGLLDTACTLIEQWLICNRNLQRHCELIISEIEGRRKNVNIATITGSSAGIIGAILTAVGILLIPVTAGISTGLSVGGAVIAATGGTVATGAKITESVLNIGSIDKLKRYQNCYKEIFESLKSVLNEINNELKELVELSTGLEANQDFNSSDFAGIQSIPGIFRAVKGFIMIPLSVLRVSARGLVILGAIIGPITALLDTALLIFSVRNMVKGNKTDVTENLRGISAALYGSRRQMHGWAYGNQRPYLYD, encoded by the exons ATGAGACAAAGAACATTTGATTCCGTAGAAATAAACCAACATTCCCTCCTGCGATGTTTAAGCAAAGAAATTTTTGGAACCGAAAACAAATTTGATATACTGATTGAAGAACTCTGTAATGAAATGTTGAATAATTTCGAAACCTATGCTCCTTTCTTCGGCGAAAACATCAACAAAGCTTATCAAGAACATTTAGGAAAGGATATTGGTGGAAAAAATGACTATAAAGAAATGGCCAAATTCGTTAAAGAGAGAATTGAGGATGGCCTACCCTGTGATGAGCTACTATTGTGGCTCGCAAGCACGTTTTTTAAGACGACCATTTACGTTCTTCGTGTCAGTGACACTAAAACTTCCACAGAGAGTTTCtggacagagtatagtaaaGTGAGAAGCAGAGAGACGGATCCAGCAAAAATATCCTATTCTAAAAGATGTCCCCAGACCAACACCTACTTCATAACTCTGTTGGAGACAAAAAGTAAACATTATTACAGGATTGTTCCCAAACAAGCATCGTGTAACTGTGTGTTAAAAATCCCCACCGTGCCTGGCCGCGTCGCTGATCCCACATCATATCAAACACAACTTG attgcaAATTTATTCGAAGAATAAGAAAAATTGACGGCCTACTGGACACTGCTTGTACGTTAATTGAGCAGTGGCTAATTTGCAACAGAAATCTGCAAAGACATTGTGAACTGATTATATCAGAAATCGAAGGTCGTCGCAAAAACGTAAATATTGCTACTATAACCGGTAGCAGTGCTGGGATAATTGGAGCTATTCTCACTGCTGTTGGAATTTTACTTATTCCAGTAACAGCAGGAATTTCTACTGGACTATCCGTGGGAGGAGCCGTTATAGCAGCAACTGGAGGAACCGTAGCAACAGGGGCAAAGATAACTGAAAGCGTGCTTAACATCGGTTCAATAGACAAACTCAAACGCTACCAAAACTGttacaaagaaatatttgaaagcTTAAAGTCCGTtctaaatgaaattaataatgaGTTGAAAGAATTGGTGGAATTATCAACAGGGTTAGAGGCAAATCAAGACTTTAATTCTTCTGACTTTGCGGGGATACAGAGTATTCCTGGGATTTTTCGTGCCGTTAAAGGATTTATTATGATCCCATTAAGCGTGTTAAGAGTATCTGCCCGAGGATTAGTAATTCTGGGTGCAATTATTGGGCCAATCACTGCTTTGCTTGATACAGCATTGCTTATATTTTCAGTTAGAAATATGGTAAAGGGGAATAAAACCGATGTAACAGAAAATCTACGCGGAATATCTGCAGCGTTATATGGATCAAGAAGGCAAATGCATGGCTGGGCTTATGGAAATCAGAGACCGTACCTTTATGATTAA
- the LOC136271432 gene encoding G patch domain-containing protein 4-like: MSENGDLRSNSKKKKKKKKKKNQKDQHTKSTDVNEGIIAVNSQAENALVENEKSEKIQKKKKKRKRNHPEIDLETLIIDQEQGNTETNQPECNNNQDIQPPSSGNDINGTSFNDERGTTMTENYEKVKKHKKSKKKRANTNTNRKKQQSRALFSKSQQGIKFY; encoded by the coding sequence ATGAGTGAGAATGGAGATCTTCGATCAAATagcaagaaaaagaagaaaaagaaaaagaaaaaaaaccaaaaagatCAACATACAAAATCCACGGATGTCAATGAGGGAATTATTGCTGTCAACAGTCAAGCAGAAAACGCACTTGTTGAAAACGAGAAAAGTGAGAAAATtcagaagaaaaagaaaaagcgAAAACGCAATCATCCAGAAATTGATTTGGAAACTCTGATCATAGATCAAGAACAGGGAAATACAGAAACAAATCAACCTGAGTGTAACAATAATCAGGATATTCAACCTCCTAGCTCAGGTAATGATATAAATGGAACGTCATTTAATGATGAGCGGGGGACTACAATGACTGAAAATTACGAAAAAGTAAAAAAGCATAAAAAGTCTAAAAAGAAAAGAGCAAACACAAACACCAACAGGAAGAAACAGCAGAGCAGAGCTTTGTTCAGCAAGAGTCAGCAGGGgattaaattttattga